A stretch of Hypomesus transpacificus isolate Combined female chromosome 7, fHypTra1, whole genome shotgun sequence DNA encodes these proteins:
- the LOC124469796 gene encoding ankyrin repeat domain-containing protein 31-like has protein sequence MYRENCWAAGELEEQHQRPAACRGEAGGIQLSSEGTASRNRKRNYVSTRKTTSPTMHQSPLKRARTSPVRTSSWRREGGRKKRERKRRGRKEGEVTLSLAHRRNVLGESGLHVAVMNGDTQKVRAFLRLGPNVNMADNAGWTPLHEAASRGQYDISMALISAGALVNAAADADITPLHDAVRNQHLQVAELLLRHGADPLLEDTGRETAYDITSDFSLLRLMERHAPKHKRTQLTALKKATNSETRNSEGRISEDKQGMEDPPLPPGRKRRPATAEVISAQLSPRPIRPIRSRPIRSSPIRSRPIRSRSIRSSPGSAQPSPRTRPSPRPSPRPSPRPNPSPRSSPRPSPRTSSRPSPSPSPRTRLEVLQASKQEQEAKTGSLHMPQSPPDTRGR, from the exons ATGTACAGGGAGAACTGCTGGGCAGCAGGAGAACTGGAGGAGCAGCACCAGAGGCCTGCAGCAtgcaggggggaggcaggggg CATCCAGCTGAGCTCTGAGGGCACAGCTTCCAGGAACAGGAAACGGAACTACGTCAGCACCAGAAAGACTACATCTCCCACGATGCACCAGTCCCCTCTGAAAC GAGCAAGGACCAGCCCAGTGAGGACCAGCAGCTggaggcgggagggagggaggaagaaaagagagaggaagagaagagggaggaaggagggagaggtgaccCTGTCCTTGGCCCACAGGAGGAACGTCCTTGGGGAGTCTGGGCTCCACGTGGCTGTGATGAACGGAGATACTCAGAAGGTCCGAGCGTTCCTCCGGCTGGGCCCCAACGTCAACATGGCTGACAACGCCG GCTGGACCCCTCTGCACGAGGCTGCTTCCAGGGGTCAATATGACATCAGCATGGCGTTGATCTCAGCTGGAGCTCTGGTCAACGCTGCTGCCGATGCTGACATCACGCCTCTCCACGACGCCGTCCGGAACCAACACCTGCAG GTTGCAGAGCTGCTGTTGCGTCACGGGGCCGACCCCCTGCTGGaagacacaggaagagagacggCCTATGACATCACCTCAGACTTCTCTCTGCTCAGGCTCATGGAAAGACACGCCCCTAAACACAAGAGAACACAACTGACAG CTTTAAAGAAAGCAACAAACTCAGAGACCAGAAACAGTGAAGGCAGGATCTCAGAAGACAAGCAGGGT ATGGAAGACCCACCTCTGCCCCCTGGGAGGAAGCGGAGGCCAGCTACAGCAGAGGTCATCTCTGCTCAGCTCAGCCCTAGACCCATCAGACCCATCAGATCCAGACCCATCAGATCCAGCCCCATCAGATCCAGACCCATCAGATCCAGATCCATCAGATCCAGCCCCGGCTCTGCTCAACCCAGCCCTAGGACCAGACCCAGCCCTAGACCCAGCCCTAGACCCAGCCCTAGACCCAACCCCAGCCCTAGATCCAGCCCTAGACCCAGCCCTAGGACCagctccagacccagccccagccccagccctaggaCCAGACTGGAAGTCCTTCAGGCCTCcaagcaggaacaggaag ccaaGACTGGCAGTCTCCACATGCCCCAGAGCCCTCCAGACACCCGGGGGAGATGA
- the LOC124469798 gene encoding uncharacterized protein LOC124469798, whose protein sequence is MFSSRAAEVKEQQGNPSQQTSTPHKAIQKDPRKRRDIFDLLLQNEPFDLDGMLGLGLAAQLTCHPEPGQCPAVESSDADFLSEETDIGGPSESLKRCQETPLTKLQHQQNGSTSGGGCLYEGMKVVDGGGCLYEGMNPTNSDERDVQVVTSGALPQKQSEADVRDPFKVTPEEAVTSSPAPPEEAVTSSPTPPEEAVTSSPTPPEEAVTSSPASPEEAQPDMKEQTCYAGSPSLLEQDASRQEALNKWLSRPPSKAVSQEDGVVECQQQERAPEVSDVLRAIHAPTEDSAFTETHIDTPDVARPRSREADSEDPNICRSSASPDPDHCPITGGLSPEHSVTKDPGHSADPSGHDDDEVESDSDCTMIYEPGQSEQLSGGRKGAHLQSDRAFSSKRDNAILMDGPNLPVEGVSVKATQSCREEPDRNHSSSLSSSTEDSRSLLTPSHYQVRGDREDGKPQVETQAAAGPEGRSAGPGGRSTGPEGRSTGPGGRSTGPGGRSTGPGGCSAGCSAGPGGRSAGPEGRSTGPGRCSAGCSAGPGGRSAGCSARPEGRSAGSAGRRKRRPKSIRSRFGPGPSKPPNPWKSPHEWAQANSTKSGPLGGTKILPRNVHKRNGLGETHLHLACKKGDLLHVKALIEAGINVNEKDNAGWAALHEASAGGFGLVVEELLKAGADVTSQGLEGLTPLHDAAASGHAQVVSLLLQHGSSPGARSAVGLSPLDVARGADVRELLSTFQPVTPLRHAPSGDHTPSDTPPQVITPPQTRPLRHAPSGDHTPSDTPPQVITPPQIRPLRHAPSGDHTPSDTPPQVITPPQTRPLR, encoded by the exons ATGTTCTCCAGCAGAGCAGCTGAGGTTAAGGAGCAGCAGGGAAACCCATCACAGCAAACATCTACACCCCACAAAGCCATTCAAAAAGATCCCCGAAAAAGGAGAGATATTTTTGACCTGCTCTTGCAGAATGAGCCCTTTGACTTGGATGGCATGCTAGGTTTAGGGTTAGCTGCTCAGCTAACATGCCATCCTGAGCCAGGTCAGTGCCCAGCTGTGGAAAGTTCTGATGCAGATTTCCTGTCGGAGGAAACAGACATTGGAGGACCGAGCGAGAGTCTGAAACGCTGCCAGGAGACACCACTGACAAAGCTGCAGCATCAGCAGAATGGCAGCACGAGTGGAGGAGGCTGCCTCTATGAAGGGATGAAAGTAGTAGATGGAGGAGGCTGCCTCTATGAAGGGATGAACCCAACCAACAGTGATGAAAGAGATGTCCAGGTAGTGACCTCGGGAGCGTTGCCTCAGAAACAAAGTGAAGCCGATGTGAGAGACCCCTTCAAAGTCACGCCAGAGGAAGCTGTTACCTCCAGCCCAGCACCACCAGAGGAAGCTGTTACCTCCAGCCCAACACCACCAGAGGAAGCTGTTACCTCCAGCCCAACACCACCAGAGGAAGCTGTTACCTCCAGCCCAGCATCACCAGAGGAAGCCCAGCCAGACATGAAAGAGCAGACTTGCTATGCCGGTTCTCCGTCTCTGCTTGAACAAGACGCCAGCAGGCAAGAAGCTCTCAACAAGTGGTTGAGTCGTCCACCAAGCAAGGCAGTGTCACAGGAGGATGGTGTTGTTGAATGCCAACAGCAGGAGAGAGCTCCAGAAGTGTCTGATGTTTTAAGAGCCATCCACGCCCCTACTGAAGACTCAGCATTTACTGAGACCCATATCGACACGCCGGACGTTGCCAGGCCAAGGAGCAGAGAAGCGGACAGCGAGGACCCAAACATCTGTCGCTCCTCGGCCTCCCCAGACCCTGACCACTGTCCCATCACTGGGGGGCTGAGTCCTGAACACTCAGTCACTAAAGACCCAGGACACTCAGCTGACCCATCCGGCCATGACGACGACGAGGTAGAGTCCGACTCGGACTGCACCATGATATACGAGCCGGGCCAATCAGAGCAGCTGTCAGGAGGACGTAAGGGCGCTCACCTCCAATCAGATCGGGCCTTCAGCTCCAAAAGAGACAATGCCATACTGATGGACGGTCCAAATCTCCCCGTGGAAGGCGTGAGCGTGAAAGCTACGCAGAGCTGCCGAGAGGAACCTGACAGAAACCACTCATCAAGTTTATCTTCATCAACGGAAGATTCCAGAAGCCTGCTCACCCCGTCACACTACCAAGTTAGAGGTGACAGAGAGGACGGGAAACCTCAGGTTGAGACacaagctgctgctgggccagagGGACGCTCTGCTGGGCCAGGGGGACGCTCTACTGGGCCAGAGGGACGCTCTACTGGGCCAGGGGGACGCTCTACTGGGCCAGGGGGACGCTCTACTGGGCCAGGGGGATGCTCTGCTGGTTGCTCTGCTGGGCCAGGGGGACGCTCTGCTGGGCCAGAGGGACGCTCTACTGGTCCAGGGAGATGCTCTGCTGGTTGCTCTGCTGGGCCAGGGGGACGCTCTGCTGGTTGCTCTGCTAGGCCAGAGGGACGCTCTGCTGGCTCTGCTGGGCGGCGCAAGAGGAGACCGAAAAGCATCAGATCCAGGTTTGGACCAGGACCTTCAAAACCACCCAACCCGTGGAAGTCACCCCACGAATGGGCCCAGGCCAACAGCACTAAGTCAG GTCCTTTAGGAGGAACCAAAATCCTGCCGAGAAATGTTCACAAGAGGAATGGACTTGGTGAGACTCACCTGCACTTAGCTTGCAAGAAAGGAGACCTGCTTCACGTCAAAGCTCTTATTGAGGCTGGAATAAACGTCAATGAGAAAGATAATGCAG GCTGGGCAGCACTGCACGAGGCGAGCGCGGGGGGATTcgggctggtggtggaggagctgctgaAGGCCGGAGCTGACGTGACCAGCCAGGGCCTGGAGGGCCTCACGCCCCTGCACGACGCTGCCGCCTCCGGACACGCACAG gtggtgAGTCTGCTGCTGCAGCATGGCTCCAGCCCTGGGGCCAGGTCTGCTGTGGGCCTCAGCCCGCTGGATGTAGCGCGAGGAGCAGACGTCCGAGAGCTGCTGTCCACCTTCCAGCCCGTCACCCCCCTCAGACACGCCCCCTCAGGTGATCACACCCCCTCAGACACGCCCCCTCAGGTGATCACACCCCCTCAGACACGCCCCCTCAG ACACGCCCCCTCAGGTGATCACACCCCCTCAGACACGCCCCCTCAGGTGATCACACCCCCTCAGATACGCCCCCTCAG ACACGCCCCCTCAGGTGATCACACCCCCTCAGACACGCCCCCTCAGGTGATCACACCCCCTCAGACACGCCCCCTCAGGTGA
- the gcnt4a gene encoding beta-1,3-galactosyl-O-glycosyl-glycoprotein beta-1,6-N-acetylglucosaminyltransferase 4, translating into MKIRCSPFHKVRRRCCLLCVSLLALCLLKLVYIKVSVRNHFYIEPYGITASAYRIKTHRYNINCTAIYNLDPVEIGKSLEIRRKVIVDLEDDSVVSLTADCERYVEARGYDLMSVSEEERGFPLAYSLVVHKNAPMVERILRAIYAPHNVYCIHYDQKSSLPFITAMNNLARCLPNVFIASRLETVLYAHITRLNADLNCLSDLLASEVSWKYVINLCGQDFPLRGNRDLVRELRALNGSSMLESSRPSQLKKQRFLFQHELKDVPYEYRRLPVRTGRPKAPPPHALQVFSGSAYFILPRDFVSFVGSSPVARDFLAWSADTYSPDEHFWASLVRVPGVPGGILPTAPDVTDLQSRTRLVKWNYLEGSLYPPCSGAHMRSVCIYGAAELRWLLNYGHWFANKFDPKVDPVLIKCLEETLEEKRQHSRNLVNEEK; encoded by the coding sequence ATGAAAATAAGATGCTCCCCCTTCCATAAAGTGAGACGCAGATGTTGCCTGCTCTGCGTGTCTCTGCTGGCTCTGTGCCTGCTGAAGCTGGTCTACATCAAGGTGTCAGTGAGAAACCACTTCTACATCGAGCCTTATGGGATCACCGCCAGTGCATACAGGATCAAAACCCACAGGTACAACATCAACTGCACGGCCATATACAACCTGGACCCTGTGGAGATTGGCAAGTCCCTGGAGATACGGAGGAAGGTGATCGTGGACCTGGAGGACGACAGCGTAGTGTCTCTGACCGCAGACTGTGAGAGGTATGTGGAGGCCAGAGGATATGACCTCATGTCGGtctctgaggaagagagaggtttcCCGCTGGCGTACTCGCTGGTGGTCCACAAGAACGCTCCCATGGTAGAGCGCATCCTGCGAGCCATCTACGCACCTCACAACGTCTACTGCATCCACTACGACCAGAAGTCCTCCCTACCCTTCATCACAGCCATGAACAACCTGGCTCGCTGCCTCCCCAATGTGTTCATCGCCTCCCGGCTGGAGACCGTGTTGTACGCCCACATCACACGGCTCAACGCCGACCTCAACTGCCTGTCTGACCTGCTGGCTTCAGAGGTCAGCTGGAAGTACGTCATCAACCTGTGCGGCCAGGACTTCCCGCTCCGGGGGAACAGGGATCTGGTGAGGGAGCTCCGGGCGCTGAACGGCAGCAGCATGCTGGAGTCCAGCCGGCCCAGCCAACTGAAGAAGCAGCGCTTCCTGTTCCAGCATGAGCTGAAGGACGTCCCGTACGAGTACCGCCGTCTCCCGGTCAGGACCGGCCGGCCCAAGGCCCCGCCACCGCACGCGCTGCAGGTGTTCAGCGGGAGCGCATACTTCATCCTGCCTCGTGACTTTGTCAGCTTTGTGGGCAGCAGCCCCGTGGCTCGGGACTTCCTGGCGTGGTCCGCAGACACGTACTCCCCCGACGAGCACTTCTGGGCCTCGCTGGTGCGCGTCCCGGGCGTACCGGGAGGCATCCTACCGACCGCCCCCGACGTGACTGACCTGCAGAGCCGTACGCGCCTGGTGAAGTGGAACTACCTGGAGGGCTCACTGTACCCTCCCTGCTCCGGCGCTCACATGAGGAGCGTCTGCATCTACGGTGCGGCTGAGCTACGCTGGCTGCTCAACTACGGACACTGGTTTGCCAACAAGTTTGATCCCAAAGTGGACCCAGTGCTGATCAAGTGCTTGGAGGAGACactggaggagaagagacagcACAGTAGGAACTTGGTGAATGAGGAGAAATGA